The segment CCCCCTCGAACGGGCAGCCGAACACGACCGACAGCGTCAGGGTGGTGAACAGACCAGCCGCGCGGGCGTCCGTGACCACCGACAGCGCGTCCCGCATCGCCTCGGCGGTGGTCATGTTCTGGTTCTTTCCCGAGAACGTGTCGGTGACCGCGACGACGGTGTTGACCTCGTCCACCCCGGTACGCAGGGCCCGGTCCAGGCCGCGCCGGTTGAGCACCAGCCCCGCGTACGACACGCCGGCCCGGCGCGGGACCCGTTCCATCACCGCCTCGGCGTCGGCCATCGCCGGCACGATCCTCGGGTGCGCGAACGAGACCGCCTCGACCCGGCGGGCGCCGGCGTCCACGAGCTGGGTGATCAGCTCGACCTTGGCGTCGGTGGAGAGGATCACCGACTCGTTCTGCAGCCCGTCGCGCGGACTGACCTCCACAATGGTGATATCGCCAGACACACCACCGAGGCTACCGTCGAGTACGTGACCACAGAGCATGTCGACGTGCTGATCGTCGGGGCCGGCATCTCCGGCATCGGCGCCGCCGCCCACCTGCAGGACCGCTGCCCGGACAAGTCCTGGGCGATCCTCGAGGCCCGGGACGCGCTCGGCGGGACCTGGGACCTCTTCCGCTTCCCCGGCGTCCGCTCGGACTCCGACATGCTCACCCTCGGGTACGGGTTCCGCCCCTGGACCGGGACGAACACGCTCGCCGACGGCGGGTCGATCCGGACGTACCTGCAGGACACCGCGCGCGAGCGCGGCATCGACACCAAGATCCGGTACGGGCACCGCGTGGTCGCCGCGCAGTGGTCCGGCGCCGACGCCCGCTGGACCGTCACCGCCGGGAGCGACGCCGGCACGGTCCGGCTGACCTGCTCGTTCCTGTACGCGGCGACCGGCTACTACCGCTACGACGAGGGCTACCGGCCGCAGTTCCCGGGCGAGGACCGCTTCGCGGGCACGATCGTGCACCCGCAGCACTGGCCGGCCGACCTCGACCACACCGGCAAGCGGGTGGTGGTCATCGGCAGTGGCGCGACCGCGGTCACCGTGGTCCCGGCGATGGCGAAGGACGCCGCGCACGTGACGATGCTGCAGCGCTCGCCGAGCTACATCATGACGCTGCCGCGCAACGACGTGATCCTGGAGAAGCTGCACCGCCGGCTGCCGGACCGGCTGGCCAGCCGGATCGGGCGCGGCAAGAACATGGTCATGCAGATGGTGCTCTACCAGCTCGCGCAGCGGGCGCCGAGGAAGATGCGGCAGCTGCTGCAGGACGGCGTCCGCAAGCGGCTGCCGGCCGGCTACCCGGTCGAGACCCACTTCCGGCCCGCGTACGACCCCTGGGACCAGCGGCTCTGCTTCGTCCCGGACGGCGACCTGTTCGCCGCGATCAGCGACGGCAGCGCGTCGATGGCGACCGACACGATCGAGACGTTCACCGAGACCGGCATCCGGCTCGCCTCCGGCGAGGAGCTGGACGCGGACATCATCGTCACCGCGACCGGGCTGTCCCTGCTGGCGCTGGGCGGGATGACGCTCTCCGTGGACGGGGAGCCGGTCGAGCTGGCCGAGAAGGTCGCGTACAAGGGCATGATGCTGTCCGGGGTGCCGAACCTCGCGCTCACGATCGGCTACACCAACGCGTCCTGGACGCTGAAGTGCGACCTGGTCAGCGAGTACGTCTGCCGGTTGCTGACCGAGCTGGACCGCACCGGCAGGACCGTGGTCACCCCGGTCCGGCCGCCGCCCGGGCCGCGGGAGCCGCTGCTGACCCTGCAGTCCGGCTACATCGCCCGCGGCATCGGCCAGATGCCCAAGCAGGGCCCGGGGCGGCCCTGGCGGCTCAACCAGAACTACGCCAAGGACGTGCTGCTGTTCCGGCGTGGCCCGGTCACCGACGGGGTGGAGTTCTCGTGAGGGACTACGTGTGTTCGCGGGTGGGACGGCGGTCGTGACCGCGGCCGCGAGCGGGATCGGCGCGGCCGTGGCCACCGAGCTGGCCCGGCGCGGCGCCCGGCTGGTGCTGGTGGACCGGGACGCCGGGCGGCTCGCGGCGGTGGCCGAGGAGACCAAGGCCGAGACCCACGTGGTCGACCTGTCCGACGGGGCCGCCGTGGTCGCGCTGGGCGAGCGGATCCGGGCCGACCACCCGCGGCTGCGGCTGCTGGTCGACAACGCCGGCATCGCCCTGGGCGGCCGGTTCGACCAGGTCACCCTCGACCAGTACGAGGAGATCATCGACGTCAGCTTCCGCGCGGTGGTCCGGCTGACCCACACCCTGCTGCCGGCCCTGCGGGCCGAGCGGAGCTGGCCGGCGAGGTCGGCGTGACGACCGTGCACCCGGGCGGCATCCGCGTGCTCGCGGTCAGACAGGCTGCCCGTCGGGCTCGCTGACCGGATCGCCGATCGAGCGCATCCCCGGCGACAGCGTGCTGACGATCGCGATCGGGATCATCCCCAGCCCCAGGACGAGCAGCGCCGTCCGGGCGCTCAAGCCCTCCGCGAGCACACCGCCCAGGAGGGTGCCGACCGGGATCGTGCCCCAGGCGACGATCTTGACCACGCTGCGGACCCGGCCCAGCAGCTCGTCCGGCACCAGCTCGTACATCCGGGCGGCGATCACGACGTTGTAGGGCGCGCCGAACAGGTTCATCACGAGCACCAGCGCGGCCAGCCCGACCAGGGACGCCGGGACGGCCAGCGCGACGGCGATCGCAGCCCAGATCCAGGCGATCCCGACCAGCAG is part of the Mycobacteriales bacterium genome and harbors:
- a CDS encoding SDR family NAD(P)-dependent oxidoreductase → MFAGGTAVVTAAASGIGAAVATELARRGARLVLVDRDAGRLAAVAEETKAETHVVDLSDGAAVVALGERIRADHPRLRLLVDNAGIALGGRFDQVTLDQYEEIIDVSFRAVVRLTHTLLPALRAERSWPARSA
- a CDS encoding hydroxymethylglutaryl-CoA lyase, with translation MLCGHVLDGSLGGVSGDITIVEVSPRDGLQNESVILSTDAKVELITQLVDAGARRVEAVSFAHPRIVPAMADAEAVMERVPRRAGVSYAGLVLNRRGLDRALRTGVDEVNTVVAVTDTFSGKNQNMTTAEAMRDALSVVTDARAAGLFTTLTLSVVFGCPFEGEVPLSRVIDLAASAAEAGVDEIALGDTIGVGVPSQVRDMTAEVRAVAGDVPLRYHFHNTRNTGFANAFAAVLDGVTVLDSSAGGIGGCPFAPKATGNIATDDLVYLLSRMGYGTGFDLPALLPTAAFLSDQLGHQVPALLPRAGVFP
- a CDS encoding NAD(P)/FAD-dependent oxidoreductase: MTTEHVDVLIVGAGISGIGAAAHLQDRCPDKSWAILEARDALGGTWDLFRFPGVRSDSDMLTLGYGFRPWTGTNTLADGGSIRTYLQDTARERGIDTKIRYGHRVVAAQWSGADARWTVTAGSDAGTVRLTCSFLYAATGYYRYDEGYRPQFPGEDRFAGTIVHPQHWPADLDHTGKRVVVIGSGATAVTVVPAMAKDAAHVTMLQRSPSYIMTLPRNDVILEKLHRRLPDRLASRIGRGKNMVMQMVLYQLAQRAPRKMRQLLQDGVRKRLPAGYPVETHFRPAYDPWDQRLCFVPDGDLFAAISDGSASMATDTIETFTETGIRLASGEELDADIIVTATGLSLLALGGMTLSVDGEPVELAEKVAYKGMMLSGVPNLALTIGYTNASWTLKCDLVSEYVCRLLTELDRTGRTVVTPVRPPPGPREPLLTLQSGYIARGIGQMPKQGPGRPWRLNQNYAKDVLLFRRGPVTDGVEFS